A window from Megasphaera vaginalis (ex Bordigoni et al. 2020) encodes these proteins:
- the mnmG gene encoding tRNA uridine-5-carboxymethylaminomethyl(34) synthesis enzyme MnmG produces the protein MFIAGSYDVIVVGAGHAGCEAALASARLGAATLLATLNLDNIALMPCNPAVGGPGKSHLVKEIDALGGQMGINTDETCIQMRMLNTGKGPAVYSLRAQSDKKLYQQVMTKTLENQENLDVRQLMITEVVIDGGSVCGVRTELGEEYRAKCVILATGTYLKGKIIIGDCVYSGGPMGQRSAEDLSASLLAAGLKLMRFKTGTPARVDRRTLRTAEMSRQDGDSAGHAFSFLSERKNRNKACCWLTFTNEETHEIIRRNLDRAPMCNGVIEGIGPRYCPSIESKIVRFADKRRHQLFVEPEGLMTEEMYVQGMSTSLPVDVQQAFLQTIPGLEDVKIMRPGYAIEYDCLDPLQLTPSLETKKISGLFSAGQSNGTSGYEEAAAQGLIAGINAARKVAGQEPFILTRAEAYIGVLIDDLVTKGTEEPYRMMTSRSEYRLILRQDNADLRLTQKGRDLGLVSAERYDLFCRKKAAVEASLKELRSLAVTPTAENQKKLAAAGTAPIRTGLTAYDLLRRQDLTYERLRQYFPLAELADDVREEIEILIKYEGYITRQLEQVEKMNRFERKLLPPDFDYEGLATLSAEARQKLAEIRPRSLGQASRISGVSPADITALLIRLEQRQREGKGHVSM, from the coding sequence ATGTTCATTGCAGGTTCGTATGATGTTATCGTCGTCGGTGCCGGCCATGCCGGCTGTGAAGCGGCTTTAGCCAGTGCCCGGCTGGGCGCCGCAACGTTGTTGGCGACGCTCAACTTGGATAATATTGCTCTCATGCCGTGCAATCCTGCCGTCGGCGGCCCGGGCAAGAGTCACTTGGTAAAAGAGATCGACGCCCTCGGCGGACAAATGGGAATCAATACGGATGAAACGTGCATTCAGATGCGGATGCTGAATACGGGAAAGGGGCCCGCCGTTTATTCCTTGCGGGCGCAGTCCGATAAAAAACTGTATCAGCAGGTGATGACGAAAACGTTGGAAAATCAGGAAAATCTGGATGTCAGGCAACTGATGATTACGGAGGTGGTCATCGACGGCGGCAGTGTTTGCGGCGTGCGCACGGAATTGGGAGAAGAATATCGCGCCAAGTGCGTGATACTGGCGACGGGGACGTATTTGAAAGGAAAGATCATCATCGGCGACTGCGTCTATTCCGGCGGTCCTATGGGACAGCGTTCCGCCGAAGATCTTTCGGCGTCTCTTCTCGCCGCCGGATTGAAACTGATGCGCTTTAAGACGGGGACGCCGGCCCGCGTCGACAGACGAACCTTGCGGACTGCCGAGATGAGCCGGCAAGACGGAGACAGTGCAGGCCATGCCTTTTCGTTTCTTTCGGAACGGAAAAATCGGAATAAAGCCTGTTGCTGGCTTACTTTCACGAATGAAGAGACACATGAGATCATTCGCCGCAATCTGGACAGGGCGCCGATGTGCAACGGTGTCATAGAGGGGATAGGACCGCGGTACTGTCCGTCCATCGAATCGAAGATCGTCCGTTTTGCCGACAAGCGAAGACACCAGCTCTTCGTTGAGCCGGAAGGACTGATGACGGAAGAAATGTACGTACAGGGAATGAGTACGAGTCTGCCTGTCGATGTGCAGCAAGCGTTTTTGCAGACCATACCGGGGCTGGAAGATGTCAAGATCATGCGTCCCGGGTACGCCATCGAATACGATTGTCTCGATCCGCTGCAATTGACGCCGTCGCTGGAAACGAAAAAGATCAGCGGCCTGTTTTCTGCCGGGCAGTCGAACGGGACAAGCGGATATGAAGAGGCGGCGGCACAGGGACTGATAGCGGGTATCAATGCCGCCCGTAAGGTTGCCGGACAGGAGCCGTTCATCCTGACCCGCGCCGAAGCCTATATCGGCGTTCTCATCGATGATCTGGTGACGAAAGGGACGGAAGAGCCTTATCGCATGATGACGAGCCGCAGCGAATATCGGCTGATTCTGCGGCAGGACAATGCCGACTTGCGGTTGACTCAAAAAGGTCGTGATCTCGGCCTGGTATCGGCAGAACGGTATGATCTTTTTTGTCGAAAAAAAGCGGCAGTTGAGGCGTCGCTGAAGGAACTTCGATCACTGGCCGTCACACCGACGGCGGAGAATCAGAAAAAACTGGCGGCGGCAGGTACGGCGCCGATCCGTACGGGCTTGACGGCATATGATCTGCTGCGCCGTCAAGATCTGACGTATGAACGGCTGCGGCAATATTTTCCTTTAGCCGAGTTGGCTGACGACGTTCGGGAAGAAATCGAAATTCTGATAAAGTATGAAGGGTATATAACGCGTCAACTGGAACAGGTGGAAAAGATGAACCGCTTTGAACGAAAGCTGTTGCCGCCCGATTTTGACTATGAAGGACTGGCGACGCTCTCTGCCGAAGCGCGGCAAAA
- the mnmE gene encoding tRNA uridine-5-carboxymethylaminomethyl(34) synthesis GTPase MnmE, with protein sequence MYDPDDTIAAIATPPGQSGIGVIRVSGSRSFALTDGVFHSASSIPLEKRRDRSVQYGTIVDETGTIIDEVLLLLMHGPHSYTAEDVVEIQCHGGGQSLQAIMGLLLRSGVRLAAPGEFTQRAFINGRIDLAQAEAVMDVIQSKSAAGLNCAVTQLEGRLSGLIGELRKELADFMTRIEVMIDYPEEDLEEVAITDIGAGLREMEEKIEVMLQKSESGRMIRDGITVAIAGVPNAGKSSLLNRLLAEERAIVTDVPGTTRDSLEEWVTLNGIPLRLVDTAGIHETEDKVERIGIDRARQYLDKADINLVVIDSARPLSAADREILIAAGKKRAVIALNKADLAAQVTAADLAAFPYPVIAVSAKDGTGLEALAAHLTGIVREEGLHEGTSALLTNTRHIELVRQSREALRRARQTIDSSMPVDCAIVDIREAWERLGSITGDTVADDIAAEIFSRFCLGK encoded by the coding sequence ATGTATGATCCGGATGATACGATTGCAGCCATTGCGACGCCGCCGGGACAAAGCGGTATCGGTGTAATCCGCGTCAGCGGCAGCCGTTCGTTTGCGTTGACTGACGGCGTGTTTCACAGTGCTTCATCAATACCGCTCGAAAAAAGGCGTGACCGTTCCGTTCAGTACGGCACGATCGTTGATGAAACGGGGACGATTATCGATGAAGTGTTATTGTTATTGATGCACGGGCCGCATTCATATACGGCTGAAGATGTCGTTGAAATACAATGCCACGGCGGCGGGCAATCGTTACAGGCGATTATGGGGCTTTTGCTGCGCAGCGGTGTCCGGCTTGCGGCGCCAGGTGAATTCACACAACGCGCGTTCATAAACGGCCGTATTGATTTGGCGCAGGCGGAAGCTGTTATGGACGTCATTCAATCGAAGAGCGCTGCCGGTTTGAATTGCGCCGTGACACAGCTGGAAGGCCGCCTTTCCGGCTTAATCGGCGAATTGCGAAAAGAATTGGCCGACTTTATGACGCGTATTGAGGTCATGATCGACTATCCTGAAGAAGATCTGGAAGAAGTTGCCATAACCGATATAGGAGCAGGTTTGCGGGAAATGGAAGAAAAGATAGAGGTCATGTTGCAAAAGTCGGAAAGTGGACGTATGATTCGCGACGGTATTACTGTCGCCATTGCCGGCGTGCCGAATGCGGGCAAGTCGAGTCTGCTCAATCGCCTTCTTGCCGAGGAACGGGCGATTGTCACCGATGTGCCGGGAACGACGCGGGACAGTTTGGAAGAATGGGTGACCTTGAACGGTATTCCGCTCCGCCTCGTCGATACGGCAGGCATACATGAAACGGAGGATAAGGTTGAACGGATCGGCATCGACAGGGCGCGGCAGTATCTGGACAAAGCCGATATCAACCTTGTCGTTATTGACAGTGCGCGACCTTTATCGGCGGCGGATCGGGAGATTCTGATTGCCGCCGGCAAAAAGCGGGCAGTGATCGCCTTGAATAAAGCGGATCTGGCAGCGCAGGTAACGGCGGCGGATCTTGCGGCATTTCCGTATCCCGTTATTGCCGTTTCCGCTAAAGACGGTACGGGATTGGAGGCGTTGGCAGCGCATCTGACCGGTATTGTCCGGGAAGAAGGGCTCCATGAAGGGACCAGCGCCTTGCTGACCAATACGCGGCACATTGAACTGGTTCGACAGAGCAGAGAAGCGCTGCGGCGGGCGCGGCAGACGATAGATTCATCCATGCCTGTCGATTGCGCCATTGTCGACATTCGGGAAGCCTGGGAACGGCTCGGGTCGATTACGGGGGATACCGTTGCCGATGATATTGCGGCGGAAATTTTCAGTCGGTTCTGTTTGGGAAAATAA
- the jag gene encoding RNA-binding cell elongation regulator Jag/EloR — protein sequence MKTIEATGKTIEAAIRSGLLQLGKTEDEVDVEIITAPSSGFLGFGSKPGKVRLTVKEETVNPETAADTDRVENEIKETEDTAETAVEATEDYPAEEAALEAKAFLQEVLDKMKIPVIIEKMVKEDRIILHLHGENLGVLIGKHGQTLDALQYLTNLKTNQGHGSRHFVMLDVENYRRRREETLKQLALRLSGRVRRKNDKVVLEPMNGYERKIIHIALQDKAHIRTESEGQDPYRHVVIYYQE from the coding sequence ATGAAAACGATTGAGGCTACAGGAAAAACGATTGAAGCTGCCATTCGCTCCGGATTGCTTCAGCTCGGTAAGACGGAAGACGAAGTCGATGTCGAAATCATAACGGCGCCGAGCAGCGGCTTTTTGGGTTTCGGCAGTAAGCCGGGAAAAGTTCGTCTGACGGTGAAGGAAGAGACAGTAAATCCGGAAACAGCGGCGGATACGGATAGGGTAGAAAATGAAATAAAGGAAACGGAAGATACAGCGGAAACAGCTGTGGAGGCGACGGAAGATTATCCTGCAGAAGAGGCGGCGTTGGAAGCCAAAGCTTTTCTTCAGGAAGTGCTGGATAAGATGAAGATTCCCGTCATTATTGAAAAGATGGTTAAAGAGGATCGAATTATCCTTCATCTGCACGGTGAAAACCTGGGGGTTCTTATCGGCAAACATGGACAGACACTGGATGCACTGCAGTATTTGACGAATCTGAAAACGAATCAGGGACATGGCAGCCGCCATTTCGTCATGCTCGACGTGGAGAATTACCGCCGTCGCCGTGAAGAAACGTTGAAGCAGCTGGCTTTGCGCCTTTCAGGACGGGTAAGACGGAAGAACGACAAAGTCGTATTGGAGCCGATGAACGGATATGAACGAAAGATTATCCATATCGCGCTTCAAGATAAAGCGCATATTCGTACTGAAAGTGAAGGACAGGACCCGTATCGTCATGTCGTTATTTACTATCAAGAGTGA
- a CDS encoding YidC/Oxa1 family membrane protein insertase produces MDVLSGIMSTFLDYCYAFTHTLGYPSYGIAIIMLTLIIKLILSPLTAKQIKSMEGMQQLQPKIKELQQKYKGNQKKLQEEMGKLYRQMGVNPLSGCLPILIQMPFLIAIFYALREYPYDPMYQSFLWLPSLGESDPTYVLPIVSALSTFAIQKQMTGGQAAMSEAQAKQQKIMQIAMPCFIGWISLSFPSGLIIYWIISNVFQWVQQVIMFRGKNKGAKA; encoded by the coding sequence ATGGACGTGCTCAGCGGGATTATGTCTACCTTTCTCGATTATTGCTATGCCTTTACGCATACGCTGGGGTATCCGAGTTACGGTATTGCCATCATTATGCTGACGTTGATTATCAAATTGATTTTGTCGCCGTTGACGGCGAAACAAATCAAATCGATGGAAGGTATGCAGCAGCTGCAACCGAAAATTAAGGAATTGCAGCAGAAGTATAAGGGAAATCAGAAGAAATTGCAGGAAGAAATGGGCAAGCTTTACCGACAGATGGGTGTCAATCCCTTGTCCGGATGTTTGCCGATATTGATTCAGATGCCGTTTCTGATCGCTATTTTTTACGCATTGCGCGAATATCCTTACGATCCGATGTATCAAAGTTTCCTGTGGTTGCCGAGTCTGGGCGAGTCGGATCCGACCTATGTGCTGCCTATCGTATCGGCCCTTTCCACGTTTGCCATTCAAAAACAGATGACCGGCGGCCAGGCGGCGATGTCGGAAGCGCAGGCCAAACAGCAGAAAATTATGCAGATTGCTATGCCGTGCTTTATCGGCTGGATCAGTTTGAGTTTTCCCAGCGGTCTGATTATTTACTGGATCATTTCCAACGTGTTCCAGTGGGTACAGCAGGTAATTATGTTTCGCGGCAAAAATAAAGGAGCAAAAGCATGA
- the yidD gene encoding membrane protein insertion efficiency factor YidD has product MKRLCIALIRFYQLCISPLGLPCCRFYPTCSAYAVEALQKYGVWKGGFLAVKRILKCHPFHKGGYDPVP; this is encoded by the coding sequence ATGAAACGCTTATGCATTGCTCTCATTCGCTTTTATCAACTTTGTATTTCCCCGTTAGGTCTGCCTTGCTGTCGTTTTTATCCGACGTGCAGCGCCTACGCCGTAGAAGCGTTGCAGAAATACGGCGTATGGAAAGGCGGTTTTTTAGCAGTGAAACGGATTCTGAAATGCCATCCTTTTCATAAGGGCGGTTACGATCCGGTGCCGTAA
- the rnpA gene encoding ribonuclease P protein component: MYELKKEKKICKNKEYQLVYRRGKSVVNRYAVLYVLPRSPKHKTRIGFVTGKKIGCAVERNRCRRLMKEVYRLHQFEIGDGYDLVLIGRSRLKHLSYGEAEKNILHLLRLAKVWRKKRIQ, from the coding sequence ATGTATGAGTTGAAAAAAGAAAAAAAGATATGTAAAAATAAAGAATATCAGCTCGTATATAGGCGAGGAAAATCTGTCGTTAACCGGTACGCCGTTCTCTATGTGCTGCCACGTTCGCCGAAGCACAAAACGCGCATCGGTTTTGTAACGGGAAAAAAGATCGGCTGTGCCGTGGAAAGAAATCGCTGCCGGCGTTTGATGAAAGAAGTTTATCGCCTGCATCAGTTTGAAATTGGCGACGGATATGATCTGGTATTGATTGGCCGCAGCAGGTTAAAACATTTATCGTATGGCGAAGCGGAAAAAAATATACTTCATTTATTGCGTCTTGCCAAGGTTTGGAGAAAGAAGCGGATACAATGA
- the rpmH gene encoding 50S ribosomal protein L34, which produces MKQTYQPNTLWKKRTHGFRERMKTKGGRMVLKKRRMKGRKKLSA; this is translated from the coding sequence TTGAAACAGACATATCAGCCGAATACATTGTGGAAAAAGAGAACCCACGGTTTTCGTGAAAGAATGAAGACCAAAGGTGGCCGTATGGTTTTGAAAAAACGCCGCATGAAGGGCAGAAAGAAGCTTTCTGCGTAA
- the dnaA gene encoding chromosomal replication initiator protein DnaA codes for METTDLIEIWEGILRELQKKVDPKIYTTWFETSIIPYMYQNDTLILDTTNKFICLYITRKYGQLLKETATLVIGSETNVELINSEDKTIIPEEPVAETIHHVKPQQQQPADTEPTVQEDLTQISSVPSATTEQKNTDTIKPTGYTELNDMYTFDNFIVGNSNRIAYSAALSIAEAPAKKYNPFFIYGGSGLGKTHLMQAIGHSLLEKFPTLRLHCITSEDFTNDMIHSLRDKNPESFRQKYRNIDVLLVDDIQFLEDKERTQEEFFHTFNTLFRDRKQMVFTSDRPPQDIKKLEDRLRSRFQGGMVVNIDPPDLETRMAILLSLAQKEHIAVDKKAIDYIASYMSTNVRELEGAFFRAQMQASAENSPITLEITQKALKELVSVNNDKKYITIDEITATVCRFYKVKYEDLMSKKKTKNIALPRQIAMYLCRELTENTYPHIGTAFNGRDHTTVMHACTKIMKTMETDEHFRAMIEELKNKIKNVNA; via the coding sequence ATGGAAACGACAGATCTGATAGAAATTTGGGAAGGAATATTAAGAGAATTACAAAAAAAGGTAGACCCGAAAATATATACGACGTGGTTCGAAACCTCTATTATTCCTTATATGTATCAAAACGATACGCTTATCTTGGATACGACAAATAAATTTATCTGCCTGTACATAACCAGAAAATACGGACAGTTGCTGAAAGAAACGGCAACACTCGTTATCGGCAGCGAAACGAACGTAGAGTTGATCAACAGTGAAGACAAGACGATTATTCCCGAAGAACCGGTAGCCGAAACGATTCATCACGTTAAACCGCAACAACAGCAGCCTGCCGATACGGAACCGACAGTGCAGGAAGATCTGACACAGATCTCCTCCGTTCCGTCTGCAACAACGGAACAAAAAAATACGGACACCATCAAACCGACAGGCTATACCGAATTGAACGATATGTATACTTTCGACAACTTCATTGTGGGCAACAGTAATCGTATCGCCTATTCAGCGGCTTTATCCATTGCCGAAGCGCCGGCTAAAAAGTATAATCCATTCTTTATTTACGGCGGCAGCGGACTTGGAAAAACGCACTTAATGCAGGCCATCGGTCACAGTCTGTTGGAAAAATTTCCGACATTACGACTTCATTGCATTACTAGCGAAGATTTCACCAATGACATGATCCACTCGCTACGTGATAAAAATCCTGAAAGTTTTCGTCAAAAGTATCGGAATATCGACGTCCTTTTAGTCGATGATATTCAATTTCTCGAAGACAAGGAACGGACACAGGAAGAATTTTTTCATACATTCAACACGCTCTTCCGTGATCGTAAACAAATGGTTTTTACCAGCGACAGACCGCCGCAGGATATAAAAAAACTGGAAGACAGACTTCGTTCCCGTTTTCAAGGCGGTATGGTCGTCAATATCGATCCGCCAGACCTGGAAACGAGAATGGCCATTCTTTTGAGCCTGGCGCAAAAAGAACATATCGCCGTCGATAAAAAAGCTATTGACTATATTGCTTCATATATGAGTACTAACGTACGTGAACTGGAAGGAGCCTTTTTTAGAGCGCAAATGCAGGCGTCGGCGGAAAATTCACCGATTACCTTGGAAATTACACAAAAAGCGTTAAAAGAACTCGTTTCCGTCAATAATGACAAAAAATATATTACAATCGATGAAATTACTGCAACAGTCTGCCGTTTCTATAAAGTAAAATATGAAGACCTGATGAGTAAAAAAAAGACTAAAAACATTGCTTTGCCGCGACAGATCGCCATGTATCTATGCCGTGAACTGACGGAAAACACTTATCCTCATATCGGCACAGCCTTCAACGGCCGCGATCACACGACAGTCATGCACGCCTGCACTAAGATCATGAAAACGATGGAAACAGATGAACATTTCCGTGCCATGATTGAAGAACTGAAAAACAAGATAAAAAATGTGAATGCATAA
- the dnaN gene encoding DNA polymerase III subunit beta produces MKLLVKKDDFNKGLQSVQKVAQNKSNNLTSENGLLIKALNGVIEIQANDYDMSIKTIIPGIIEEKGEAFLADPHILELTRRINSEEITVSKQDADTQMMIQGGNLKYQYLTMDPDDFNEVEVVEQGYSQFMTDSITLKDLIEHTAYACAADLARPIFTGTFLDVDGATISMVATDTHRLALKTAELDAPVSERLQAVIPSRLLSEISRQLPTDMPVPVQITAIRNYLAVKFSNVYIKTRLIEGQFPDYQRVIPTSFSCAVTVNRTEFTGAVERASIVAKDAQYNVINFVMADDQIKLTSQDPDHGTVEDFVPCKMEGEELSISFNGKYILDILKHCHGDEISLQCKENSPLLVKDLEEDRCVFVVTPMRTR; encoded by the coding sequence ATGAAATTACTGGTTAAAAAAGATGACTTCAATAAAGGACTCCAATCTGTACAGAAAGTAGCGCAAAACAAAAGCAACAATCTCACCTCTGAAAACGGCCTTCTCATTAAAGCGTTGAACGGCGTTATTGAAATTCAAGCCAATGACTATGACATGAGCATTAAAACGATCATTCCCGGTATAATTGAAGAAAAAGGAGAAGCTTTTTTGGCAGATCCGCATATTTTGGAACTGACACGACGTATTAACAGCGAAGAAATTACCGTATCCAAACAAGACGCCGATACGCAAATGATGATTCAAGGCGGCAACCTAAAATATCAATACCTGACAATGGATCCTGACGATTTTAATGAGGTGGAAGTCGTTGAACAGGGTTATTCGCAATTTATGACAGACAGTATTACTTTAAAAGATCTGATCGAACATACCGCTTACGCTTGTGCAGCCGATTTGGCCAGGCCTATATTCACCGGCACTTTTCTGGATGTTGACGGCGCGACGATTTCCATGGTCGCCACCGATACGCATCGGTTGGCATTAAAAACGGCTGAACTTGACGCACCCGTCTCGGAAAGACTGCAGGCCGTGATTCCCAGCAGGCTTTTGAGCGAAATATCCCGACAGTTGCCGACCGATATGCCCGTACCCGTACAGATTACGGCAATCCGCAATTATCTGGCTGTCAAGTTCAGCAACGTATATATTAAGACGCGGTTGATTGAAGGCCAATTCCCCGATTACCAGCGCGTTATTCCGACTTCTTTTTCCTGCGCCGTAACCGTCAACAGAACCGAATTTACAGGCGCGGTGGAACGGGCCTCCATTGTCGCCAAAGACGCGCAGTACAATGTGATCAATTTCGTCATGGCCGACGATCAGATCAAATTGACCAGCCAGGATCCGGATCACGGGACAGTCGAAGATTTTGTTCCTTGCAAAATGGAAGGAGAAGAATTGAGTATTTCCTTCAACGGAAAATATATCCTTGATATTTTAAAACATTGCCACGGCGATGAAATTTCGCTGCAATGTAAAGAAAACAGCCCCCTTTTGGTCAAAGATCTGGAAGAAGATCGTTGTGTCTTCGTCGTAACGCCTATGCGTACACGTTGA
- a CDS encoding RNA-binding S4 domain-containing protein, with protein MKQQEIISIKTETIQLDQLLKLANVVVSGGQVRFLLEEQAVFVNDEVCTAKRKQLRHGDIVTVKGAGTYKIVGV; from the coding sequence ATGAAACAACAGGAAATAATCAGCATCAAAACGGAAACGATTCAGTTGGATCAGTTATTAAAATTGGCGAATGTTGTCGTCAGTGGCGGGCAAGTTCGTTTTCTTCTGGAAGAGCAAGCCGTTTTTGTCAATGATGAGGTTTGCACGGCCAAACGAAAACAGCTGCGTCATGGTGATATCGTTACGGTTAAAGGTGCCGGCACATATAAAATAGTCGGAGTATAG
- the recF gene encoding DNA replication/repair protein RecF (All proteins in this family for which functions are known are DNA-binding proteins that assist the filamentation of RecA onto DNA for the initiation of recombination or recombinational repair.), with protein sequence MIITSLRLHQFRNYRDACFSFPQSVVVLHGSNGQGKTNLLEALYMGSIGKSYRNGSDNDCLHWEAGEGSIIIGFQRGGVEEEVKIVLSREDKKAIFVNGTNVKHRELIGTLQAVIFSPDDLQLIKGSPSLRRRFLDMEISQVSPAYYKTLLQYNRSLAQRNFLLKQMKYTDRRSLTEWDRQIARFAAQITAKRLDSLHKIAFLSGVIHRRLTGSSENLSLSYMQPYVEDGRRHEGQRRDEEWYFSLLQHNLDADIQRMSTSVGPHRDDLVFAVDGAELKRYGSQGQQRTAVLALKMSELEYIKSESGEYPVLLLDDVMSELDQKRRQGLLDFVRSRIQTFITTTEPGMFQTVKDCRFIGIERGKAVQRD encoded by the coding sequence ATGATCATTACGTCTTTGCGCCTTCATCAATTTCGAAATTACAGGGACGCCTGTTTTTCCTTTCCGCAATCTGTCGTCGTGCTGCACGGTTCTAACGGACAAGGCAAAACAAATTTGCTGGAAGCGCTGTATATGGGCAGTATCGGCAAATCATACAGGAACGGCAGCGACAATGATTGTCTTCACTGGGAAGCCGGCGAAGGCAGCATTATCATCGGTTTTCAACGGGGCGGCGTCGAAGAAGAAGTGAAAATCGTTCTTTCCAGGGAGGATAAAAAAGCAATTTTCGTCAATGGGACCAACGTCAAACATCGGGAATTGATCGGTACTTTGCAGGCCGTCATTTTTTCTCCCGATGATTTGCAGTTGATTAAGGGAAGCCCTTCGTTACGGCGACGCTTTCTGGATATGGAAATATCTCAGGTCAGTCCGGCGTATTATAAAACGCTGCTGCAATATAATCGCTCTCTGGCACAGCGAAATTTTTTATTGAAACAGATGAAATATACCGACAGACGGTCATTGACGGAATGGGACCGGCAGATTGCCCGGTTTGCGGCGCAGATTACGGCAAAAAGGCTGGATTCTTTGCATAAGATTGCGTTTTTGTCCGGCGTTATTCACCGTCGACTGACCGGGAGCAGTGAAAATTTATCGCTTTCTTATATGCAGCCGTATGTTGAAGACGGCAGACGGCATGAAGGACAGAGAAGAGATGAAGAATGGTATTTTTCCCTGCTTCAACATAACCTGGATGCCGATATTCAGCGCATGTCGACATCTGTCGGCCCGCATCGTGACGACCTGGTGTTTGCTGTCGACGGCGCCGAATTGAAACGATACGGCTCGCAGGGACAGCAGCGTACGGCCGTCTTGGCGTTGAAAATGTCGGAATTGGAATATATCAAGTCGGAAAGCGGTGAATATCCTGTACTGTTATTGGATGATGTCATGAGCGAGCTTGATCAGAAGCGGCGGCAAGGATTGTTGGATTTTGTGCGCAGTCGGATACAGACGTTTATTACAACGACGGAGCCGGGAATGTTTCAAACCGTAAAGGATTGCCGTTTTATCGGTATCGAACGGGGAAAGGCGGTGCAGCGTGACTGA
- a CDS encoding DUF721 domain-containing protein, whose translation MTEKKNVLKPAGLSIPAVLSAHHLLLPYRLQQAKANWAEIMGEPIAKYSYICGFQDTTVTVAVLNSVWMNQLFMFKESILIKLNEFIGEAYLQDVSFRKSGKKPKKIVYEWKDGEAEAYIPKGTLKNIALDATLFDKIEKETAVAERGIRDKIIRLRCLQEKRKILYGNAGFKKCRSCGRWIETGEERCRFCKAEEKRKQQVAIRSLLEDMPWLKWDDIKKGDFFSPCKVFEENYNTVRRNMIYQLIDKVYHGYDREDEDLVLALLITQKEPAALSVSFIQNLVAKYRRKEDVSSYRRQSND comes from the coding sequence GTGACTGAAAAAAAGAATGTCTTGAAACCGGCAGGCCTTTCGATTCCTGCCGTTTTGTCCGCTCACCATCTGTTGTTGCCGTATCGTTTACAGCAGGCAAAGGCGAACTGGGCTGAAATCATGGGAGAACCAATCGCCAAATATTCCTACATATGCGGTTTTCAGGATACGACGGTTACCGTTGCCGTTTTAAATTCCGTTTGGATGAATCAGCTTTTCATGTTCAAAGAGAGTATCCTTATCAAATTGAATGAGTTTATCGGTGAAGCGTATTTACAAGACGTCAGTTTCAGAAAAAGCGGCAAAAAGCCGAAAAAAATCGTTTATGAATGGAAAGACGGTGAAGCAGAAGCGTATATTCCGAAAGGAACGCTTAAAAATATCGCTTTAGATGCAACGCTGTTTGACAAGATCGAAAAAGAAACTGCCGTTGCGGAAAGAGGAATCAGAGATAAAATCATTCGATTGCGCTGTTTGCAGGAAAAGAGAAAAATTCTTTATGGCAATGCCGGCTTCAAAAAGTGCCGTTCATGTGGTCGCTGGATCGAAACCGGTGAGGAAAGATGTCGTTTTTGTAAAGCTGAAGAGAAGAGAAAGCAGCAAGTCGCCATACGGTCCCTGTTGGAAGATATGCCTTGGCTCAAATGGGACGATATAAAAAAAGGCGATTTTTTTTCCCCGTGCAAAGTATTTGAAGAAAACTATAATACCGTACGCCGGAATATGATTTATCAGTTGATCGATAAGGTGTATCATGGTTATGACAGAGAAGATGAAGATCTGGTTCTGGCCTTATTGATCACACAAAAAGAGCCGGCAGCGTTATCGGTATCGTTTATTCAAAATTTAGTTGCCAAATACAGGAGAAAAGAAGATGTATCTTCATATCGGCGGCAATCAAATGATTAG